In Nocardia sputorum, a single genomic region encodes these proteins:
- a CDS encoding peptide deformylase, with amino-acid sequence MAILPIVIVGDPVLHNPTERVTQSPEELAPLIADMYETLEAAHGVGLAANQVGVPLRLFVYDCPDLGADGAATRRRGVVVNPVLETSELPETMPDPDDDEEGCLSVPGEQFPTGRAEWAKVTGTDERGEPIEVEGKGFFARMLQHEVGHLDGFLYVDVLIGRNARAAKKAIKRNGWGTPGLTWLPGTDPDPFGHDD; translated from the coding sequence ATGGCAATCCTCCCGATCGTGATCGTCGGCGACCCGGTTCTGCACAACCCGACCGAGCGGGTCACGCAATCGCCGGAGGAATTGGCTCCGCTCATCGCGGACATGTACGAGACGCTCGAGGCGGCGCACGGCGTGGGCCTCGCGGCCAACCAAGTCGGCGTTCCGCTGCGCCTGTTCGTCTACGACTGCCCCGACCTGGGCGCGGACGGCGCCGCCACCCGCCGCCGCGGGGTGGTGGTCAACCCGGTGCTGGAGACCTCGGAGCTCCCGGAGACCATGCCCGACCCGGACGACGACGAGGAGGGTTGTCTGTCGGTTCCCGGCGAGCAGTTCCCCACCGGCCGCGCCGAGTGGGCGAAGGTGACCGGCACCGACGAGCGCGGCGAGCCGATCGAGGTGGAGGGCAAGGGCTTCTTCGCGCGCATGCTGCAGCACGAGGTCGGGCACCTGGACGGGTTCCTCTACGTGGACGTACTGATCGGCCGCAACGCGCGCGCCGCCAAGAAGGCGATCAAACGCAACGGCTGGGGCACACCGGGCCTGACCTGGCTGCCGGGCACCGATCCCGATCCGTTCGGGCATGACGACTGA
- a CDS encoding N-acetylglutamate synthase, CG3035 family — protein MTTDPAAGLPDIPLGRRVVLRYQLPAGYPQPLTDVIGELVSLDPPTVRGADGTVVSVAPERVVALKALGPRPIRTKEIRALEAAAAYGWPGVEHAWIDGWLARAGHGYTGRANSAVPLGSSDGPAAVSAETLRRIGEWYTAHGLPVQLALPDRLAPVPPGWHSWRETLMLAIDIDNFVLPQGPSMVRIAPAPDHDWLGMHRYGGEDPAARPISVPAPDPEVLTAVLDGELGFASLGLPRPIAIGRGALTTAPDGRRWIGLTCVAVAAAHRRHGLGSLVCAELVRWGHDRGATHAYLQVEAANEAAVAMYRELGFVDHHAYRYAAPEPLAGPGGLR, from the coding sequence ATGACGACTGACCCCGCCGCCGGTCTGCCCGATATCCCGCTCGGCCGCCGCGTGGTGCTGCGCTATCAGCTGCCCGCGGGTTATCCCCAACCGCTGACCGACGTGATCGGCGAGCTCGTCTCCTTGGACCCGCCGACCGTGCGCGGCGCCGACGGCACGGTCGTCTCGGTGGCGCCGGAGCGCGTGGTCGCGCTGAAGGCCCTGGGCCCCAGGCCGATTCGCACGAAGGAGATCCGCGCGCTGGAGGCCGCGGCCGCCTATGGCTGGCCGGGCGTCGAGCACGCGTGGATCGACGGCTGGCTGGCACGCGCGGGTCACGGATACACGGGGCGCGCGAATTCGGCTGTGCCGCTCGGCAGCTCGGACGGGCCCGCCGCCGTCTCCGCGGAGACGCTGCGCCGGATCGGCGAGTGGTACACCGCGCACGGCCTGCCCGTGCAGCTCGCGCTGCCCGATCGGCTGGCCCCCGTGCCGCCCGGCTGGCACAGCTGGCGGGAGACGCTGATGCTGGCCATCGATATCGACAATTTCGTTCTGCCGCAGGGCCCTTCGATGGTGCGGATCGCGCCCGCGCCGGACCACGACTGGCTGGGGATGCACCGCTACGGCGGCGAAGATCCTGCCGCTCGCCCGATTTCCGTTCCCGCGCCGGATCCCGAGGTGCTGACCGCGGTCCTGGACGGTGAACTGGGCTTCGCCTCGCTCGGCCTGCCGCGCCCCATCGCGATCGGCCGCGGCGCGCTCACCACCGCCCCGGACGGACGACGCTGGATCGGCCTCACCTGCGTGGCCGTCGCCGCCGCGCACCGCAGGCACGGGCTCGGTTCGCTGGTCTGCGCCGAGCTGGTGCGCTGGGGTCACGACCGCGGCGCGACGCACGCGTATCTCCAGGTGGAGGCGGCCAACGAGGCGGCCGTCGCGATGTACCGCGAACTGGGTTTCGTCGATCACCACGCCTACCGCTACGCCGCGCCCGAACCCCTCGCCGGGCCCGGCGGACTGCGGTAG
- a CDS encoding exodeoxyribonuclease III — MRLATWNVNSIRSRLDRVADWLDRQDIDVLAIQETKCRDDQFPFERFDELGYEVAHLGINQWNGVAIVSRVGLADVEFAFPDQPGFDKDAGESLISTPVVESRAIGATCGGVRVWSLYVPNGRTLGDPHYAYKLEWLAALRDNGARWLAEDPQAKIALVGDWNIAPTDDDVWSVEYFADKTHTSQPERAAFQAVVDAGYADVMRPFAPGPGVYTYWDYTQLRFPRKEGMRIDFILASPALAATVTDAMVDREARKGKGASDHAPVIAEFADEPGRS, encoded by the coding sequence GTGCGTCTCGCCACCTGGAATGTCAACTCGATCCGCTCCCGGCTCGACCGTGTCGCGGACTGGCTCGATCGCCAGGACATCGACGTGCTGGCCATCCAGGAGACCAAGTGCCGTGACGACCAGTTCCCGTTCGAGCGCTTCGACGAGCTGGGCTACGAGGTCGCCCATCTGGGGATCAACCAGTGGAACGGGGTGGCGATCGTCTCCCGGGTCGGTCTCGCCGATGTCGAGTTCGCCTTCCCGGACCAGCCCGGTTTCGACAAGGACGCGGGCGAGTCGCTGATCAGCACGCCGGTCGTCGAGTCCCGCGCGATCGGCGCCACCTGCGGTGGCGTGCGGGTGTGGAGCCTGTACGTGCCCAACGGCCGCACCCTGGGCGACCCGCACTACGCCTACAAGCTGGAATGGCTGGCCGCGCTGCGGGACAACGGCGCGCGCTGGCTGGCCGAGGACCCGCAGGCCAAGATCGCGCTGGTGGGCGACTGGAACATCGCCCCGACCGACGACGATGTGTGGTCCGTGGAGTACTTCGCCGACAAGACGCACACGTCGCAGCCGGAACGCGCGGCCTTCCAGGCCGTCGTGGACGCCGGATACGCGGATGTCATGCGCCCGTTCGCGCCGGGACCGGGCGTTTACACCTATTGGGATTACACCCAGCTGCGCTTCCCGCGTAAAGAGGGGATGCGCATCGATTTCATCCTCGCTTCCCCCGCGCTCGCCGCCACCGTGACGGACGCCATGGTCGATCGTGAGGCGCGAAAGGGCAAGGGCGCCAGCGACCACGCTCCGGTGATCGCCGAATTCGCCGACGAACCCGGGCGCTCGTGA
- a CDS encoding TetR/AcrR family transcriptional regulator, with protein sequence MLDAALAIAVEHGIAAVTMAAIAERMNVTRPVVYACFADRVELIEALIQREEGYLVSGVLEVVTPRDVDADETVFVEGFRALLTKAASRPDAWRLVYGNPDPAVAKSFGRGRALVVERCAKLLRPTLRAWGTADAERKLPVLVEQWVSAGEGAVRALLADQDGWTPADLGAFVGAAVYRALRNA encoded by the coding sequence GTGCTCGACGCCGCGCTCGCCATCGCCGTGGAGCACGGCATCGCCGCGGTCACCATGGCCGCGATCGCGGAGCGGATGAACGTGACCAGGCCGGTGGTCTACGCCTGCTTCGCCGATCGGGTCGAGCTGATCGAGGCGCTGATCCAGCGCGAGGAAGGCTACCTGGTCAGCGGCGTGCTGGAGGTGGTGACGCCGCGGGACGTGGACGCGGACGAGACCGTGTTCGTCGAGGGATTCCGCGCGCTGCTGACGAAGGCCGCGAGCAGGCCCGACGCCTGGCGGCTGGTCTACGGGAACCCCGACCCCGCCGTGGCGAAGTCGTTCGGGCGCGGCCGCGCGCTCGTGGTCGAGCGCTGTGCCAAGCTCCTACGCCCGACGTTGCGCGCCTGGGGCACCGCCGACGCCGAGCGCAAGCTGCCGGTGCTGGTGGAGCAGTGGGTGTCCGCGGGCGAGGGCGCCGTGCGCGCGCTGCTCGCGGACCAGGACGGCTGGACACCGGCGGATCTCGGCGCGTTCGTCGGGGCCGCGGTCTACCGCGCCCTGCGAAACGCCTGA
- a CDS encoding homogentisate 1,2-dioxygenase, with translation MAFYRQVGAVPPKRHTQHRDEQGRLYYEELMGEEGFSGDSSLLYHRGLPPALVDSTVWELPDQRTTPNHPLRHRHLRLHALFPGDTPAETDPVTGRRLLLGNADVRISYVVAKGGSPLYRNAIGDELVYVESGAAVVETVFGALPARQGDQVLIPRATTHRWRPTGPDALRAYVIEATGHITPPKRYLSKFGQLLEHAPYCERDLHGPTEPLTTTGADVEVLVKHRPGGQVVGTRMVYASHPFDVVGWDGCLYPLTFNIADFEPITGRIHQPPPVHQAFEGGNFVVCNFVPRKVDYHPLSIPVPYYHSNVDSDEVMFYCGGNYEARKGSGIAQGSVSVHPGGYAHGPQPGAYENSIGIEYFDELAVMVDTFRPLELGEGALACEDTTYAWTWSGRGPE, from the coding sequence ATGGCGTTCTATCGGCAAGTGGGTGCGGTACCGCCGAAGCGGCACACCCAGCATCGTGACGAGCAAGGCCGGCTCTACTACGAGGAGCTGATGGGCGAGGAGGGCTTCTCCGGCGACTCCTCGCTGCTCTATCACCGCGGCCTGCCGCCCGCGCTGGTCGATTCGACGGTCTGGGAGTTGCCCGACCAGCGGACCACGCCGAATCATCCACTGCGCCACCGCCATCTGCGGCTGCACGCCCTGTTCCCCGGCGACACCCCGGCCGAGACCGATCCGGTCACCGGGCGGCGCCTGCTGCTCGGCAACGCGGATGTGCGCATCTCCTACGTCGTCGCCAAGGGCGGATCGCCGTTGTACCGCAACGCGATCGGCGACGAACTGGTGTACGTGGAGTCCGGCGCGGCGGTGGTGGAGACCGTGTTCGGCGCGCTGCCCGCGCGTCAGGGTGATCAGGTCCTCATTCCGCGTGCGACCACGCACCGCTGGCGGCCCACCGGACCGGATGCCCTGCGCGCGTATGTGATCGAGGCGACCGGGCACATCACGCCGCCGAAGCGCTACCTGTCGAAGTTCGGCCAGCTGCTCGAGCACGCCCCGTATTGCGAGCGCGACCTGCACGGACCGACCGAGCCGCTCACCACGACCGGCGCCGACGTGGAGGTGCTGGTCAAGCACCGGCCCGGCGGACAGGTCGTCGGCACCCGGATGGTCTATGCCAGCCATCCGTTCGACGTGGTCGGCTGGGACGGCTGCCTGTACCCGTTGACCTTCAATATCGCCGACTTCGAGCCGATCACCGGCCGCATCCATCAGCCGCCGCCCGTCCATCAGGCATTCGAGGGCGGCAACTTCGTCGTCTGCAATTTCGTGCCGCGCAAAGTGGACTATCACCCGCTGTCGATCCCCGTGCCGTACTACCACTCCAACGTCGACTCCGACGAAGTGATGTTCTATTGCGGCGGGAACTACGAGGCGCGCAAGGGCTCCGGGATCGCCCAGGGTTCGGTGTCGGTGCATCCCGGCGGCTACGCGCACGGCCCGCAACCCGGCGCCTACGAGAACAGCATCGGCATCGAGTACTTCGACGAGCTGGCCGTCATGGTGGACACCTTCCGCCCGCTGGAACTCGGCGAGGGTGCGCTGGCCTGCGAAGACACCACCTACGCGTGGACCTGGTCCGGGCGGGGCCCCGAGTGA
- the fahA gene encoding fumarylacetoacetase produces the protein MRTRVEVSPESLFGPDNLPYGVFAPTGGSPRVGVRLGEHVIDVAALLDDPLFAQPSLNAFLAQGPARWRAVRDRIREAVEGEVDSAAVHPLSDVALRLPVRIGDYVDFYASIDHATNLGRLFRPDGDPLLPNWRHLPVGYHGRAGTVVVSGTDVARPCGQRRSESGAPDFGPSRRLDIEAELGFVIGVGSRLGAPVGIDEFADRVFGVALVNDWSARDIQAWEYQPLGPFLGKSFATSMSPWITPLAALESARVPLPEQSPAPLPYLRGTEHWGLDIELTVAWNGQPVAYPPYRRMYWSPAQMLAHLTSNGAATRPGDLYASGTVSGPEPDQRGSFIELSWGGSEPVLVNDRKRTFLEDGDEVTITASAPGPGPARIGLGEVTGRIVPAHSPGRGAQERRR, from the coding sequence GTGAGGACGAGAGTCGAGGTATCCCCGGAGTCCCTGTTCGGTCCGGACAACCTGCCGTACGGCGTGTTCGCGCCGACCGGCGGCAGTCCCCGGGTCGGCGTGCGGCTCGGCGAACACGTCATCGATGTGGCTGCGCTCCTGGATGATCCGCTGTTCGCCCAACCGAGCCTGAACGCCTTCCTCGCGCAGGGTCCCGCACGCTGGCGCGCGGTGCGCGACCGAATCCGCGAGGCGGTCGAGGGGGAGGTGGACAGCGCCGCGGTACACCCCCTGTCCGACGTGGCACTGCGGCTGCCGGTGCGGATCGGCGACTACGTGGACTTCTACGCGAGCATCGATCACGCGACGAATCTCGGCCGCCTGTTCCGGCCGGATGGTGACCCGCTGCTGCCGAACTGGCGGCACCTGCCGGTGGGCTATCACGGGCGGGCGGGGACCGTGGTGGTGTCCGGCACCGACGTGGCGCGGCCGTGCGGGCAGCGCCGATCGGAATCCGGCGCGCCGGATTTCGGCCCGTCGCGGCGGCTGGACATCGAGGCGGAGCTCGGCTTCGTGATCGGCGTCGGCTCGCGGCTCGGCGCGCCGGTCGGCATCGACGAGTTCGCCGACCGGGTGTTCGGCGTCGCGCTGGTCAACGATTGGTCCGCCCGCGACATCCAGGCGTGGGAGTACCAGCCGCTCGGCCCGTTCCTCGGCAAGTCGTTCGCGACCTCCATGTCGCCGTGGATCACCCCGCTGGCCGCGCTCGAGTCCGCGCGGGTACCGCTGCCCGAGCAGTCGCCCGCGCCGCTGCCCTACCTGCGCGGGACGGAGCATTGGGGCCTGGACATCGAACTGACCGTGGCGTGGAACGGACAGCCGGTCGCGTACCCGCCCTACCGCCGGATGTACTGGTCACCGGCGCAGATGCTCGCCCATCTCACCTCGAACGGCGCCGCCACGCGACCCGGGGATCTGTACGCCTCAGGCACCGTCTCCGGCCCCGAACCGGACCAGCGCGGCTCCTTCATAGAGTTGTCCTGGGGCGGCAGCGAGCCCGTCCTGGTGAACGACCGGAAACGTACCTTCCTGGAGGACGGCGACGAAGTGACGATCACGGCCTCGGCTCCCGGGCCGGGTCCGGCCCGGATCGGATTGGGCGAGGTCACCGGGCGCATCGTTCCGGCACACTCGCCCGGTCGCGGCGCCCAGGAGCGACGACGATAG
- the thiC gene encoding phosphomethylpyrimidine synthase ThiC, which translates to MAPDGVSAPVDSVTTGPIEGSVKHYLEVEDLRIPVRRINLTNGEHFDVYDTSGPYTDETATIDLEGGLPKLRDTWTRPEGKGPRTQLAWAREGIVTPEMRFIAAREGVSPESVREEVAAGRAVIPANHKHPELEPTIIGKKFLVKINANIGNSAVSSSIAEEVEKMVWATRWGADTIMDLSTGKNIHETREWILRNSPVPVGTVPIYQALEKVNGDPTALTWEIYRDTVIEQCEQGVDYMTVHAGVLLRYVPLTAKRVTGIVSRGGSIMAAWCLAHHRESFLYTHFEELCEILARYDVTFSLGDGLRPGSIADANDEAQFAELRTLGELTKIAKSHGVQVMIEGPGHVPMHKIVENVRLEEELCEEAPFYTLGPLATDIAPAYDHITSAIGAAIIAQAGTAMLCYVTPKEHLGLPNRDDVKVGVITYKIAAHAADLAKGHPHAQQRDDALSKARFEFRWRDQFALSLDPDTAREYHDETLPAEPAKTAHFCSMCGPKFCSMRISADVREYAERQGLNEVEALEAGMAEKSAEFASRGNAVYLPVVS; encoded by the coding sequence ATGGCACCCGACGGCGTCTCCGCACCTGTCGACAGCGTCACCACCGGCCCCATCGAGGGCAGCGTCAAGCACTATCTCGAGGTCGAGGACCTGCGCATTCCGGTGCGCCGGATCAATCTGACCAACGGGGAGCATTTCGACGTCTACGACACGTCCGGCCCGTACACCGACGAGACGGCGACGATCGATCTCGAAGGCGGTCTACCGAAGCTGCGCGACACCTGGACCAGACCGGAGGGGAAGGGCCCGCGCACCCAGCTCGCCTGGGCCCGTGAAGGCATCGTCACGCCCGAGATGCGGTTCATCGCCGCGCGTGAGGGCGTCTCGCCGGAATCGGTACGCGAGGAGGTGGCCGCGGGCCGCGCGGTCATCCCGGCCAACCATAAGCATCCGGAGCTCGAGCCGACCATCATCGGCAAGAAGTTCCTGGTCAAGATCAACGCGAACATCGGGAACTCGGCCGTCTCCTCCTCGATCGCCGAAGAGGTGGAGAAGATGGTGTGGGCCACCCGCTGGGGCGCGGACACCATCATGGACCTGTCCACCGGCAAGAACATCCACGAGACCCGCGAGTGGATTCTGCGCAACTCCCCCGTTCCCGTCGGCACCGTGCCGATCTACCAGGCGCTGGAGAAGGTGAACGGCGACCCCACCGCGCTCACCTGGGAGATCTACCGCGACACCGTGATCGAGCAGTGCGAGCAGGGCGTGGACTACATGACCGTGCACGCGGGCGTGCTGCTGCGCTATGTCCCGCTGACCGCCAAGCGGGTGACCGGCATCGTCTCGCGCGGCGGGTCGATCATGGCCGCTTGGTGCCTGGCGCACCACCGGGAATCGTTCCTCTACACGCACTTCGAGGAACTCTGCGAGATCCTGGCGCGCTACGACGTCACCTTCTCCCTCGGCGACGGCCTGCGTCCCGGCTCCATCGCCGACGCCAACGACGAGGCGCAGTTCGCCGAGCTGCGCACCCTGGGCGAGCTGACCAAGATCGCGAAATCGCATGGCGTGCAGGTCATGATCGAGGGACCCGGCCACGTGCCGATGCACAAGATCGTGGAGAACGTGCGGCTCGAGGAGGAACTGTGCGAGGAGGCGCCGTTCTACACCCTCGGCCCGCTCGCCACCGACATCGCGCCCGCCTACGACCACATCACCTCCGCGATCGGCGCCGCCATCATCGCGCAGGCGGGCACCGCCATGCTGTGTTACGTCACGCCGAAGGAACACCTCGGCCTGCCCAACCGCGACGACGTGAAAGTCGGCGTGATCACCTACAAGATCGCCGCGCACGCCGCCGACCTCGCCAAGGGCCATCCGCACGCGCAACAGCGGGACGACGCGCTGTCGAAAGCCCGTTTCGAGTTCCGCTGGCGTGACCAGTTCGCGTTGTCGCTGGACCCGGACACCGCGCGCGAATACCACGACGAGACGCTGCCCGCCGAGCCCGCCAAGACCGCGCACTTCTGCTCCATGTGCGGACCCAAGTTCTGCTCGATGCGGATCTCGGCGGACGTGCGCGAGTACGCGGAGCGTCAGGGTCTGAACGAAGTCGAGGCGCTGGAGGCGGGCATGGCGGAGAAGTCCGCCGAGTTCGCCAGTCGCGGCAACGCCGTCTATCTGCCCGTCGTCTCGTAA
- a CDS encoding DNA-directed RNA polymerase subunit beta, whose amino-acid sequence MSAAGAESFDLATPHGRCAFYKLVCQLPAEVEPEALGRIVVRAGSMVWGVSVPEPLGHAVAERLRSGGNSLGPIISHPSSRTWTFLVRPDLPDDPHTFAGLFRDRVKVIRDGALIALPSPADSTNGYRAWMEAPRDTYRPSGRVVVDAVRACLLARAVRAGR is encoded by the coding sequence GTGAGCGCGGCAGGCGCGGAGAGTTTCGATCTGGCGACCCCGCACGGGCGGTGCGCGTTCTACAAACTGGTGTGCCAGCTCCCGGCCGAGGTGGAACCGGAAGCCCTCGGCCGCATCGTGGTGCGGGCGGGGTCGATGGTGTGGGGTGTGTCGGTGCCCGAACCGCTGGGCCACGCGGTGGCGGAGCGGTTGCGCAGCGGTGGCAACAGTCTCGGCCCGATCATCTCGCACCCGTCCTCGCGGACCTGGACGTTCCTTGTCCGCCCTGATCTGCCCGACGACCCGCACACGTTCGCGGGGTTGTTCCGCGACCGAGTGAAGGTGATCCGCGACGGCGCGTTGATCGCGCTTCCGTCCCCGGCCGACAGCACCAACGGATACCGGGCATGGATGGAAGCGCCGCGGGACACCTACCGGCCTTCGGGCCGGGTGGTGGTCGATGCGGTGCGCGCGTGCCTGCTCGCGCGAGCGGTTCGGGCGGGTCGATGA
- a CDS encoding helix-turn-helix domain-containing protein, whose protein sequence is MNDIPPNEVGRRLREIRAWRGLSLQVVAGLAGLSFGYLGRLERGEQALTNRHTLEALARALRVAPSEFNGRPWEMTDGPSSESHATLVAFENALEVCELGEDSGVPVRPWPEVAADLQRVFEHRQAADYAAQGNLTPRLLAELHAAYVRHPELRQQILVGLITCYDAMAWATKRLAGRGLPLLAAKAVRQCAEELESPARIGFGVWLRGSVAGEVSRTQQYDRSVDMADRLLKHLDDSEVVQVYGMLHLNAALAAAVQADRETAKTHLDEAAAVAKRMDQPVGGFGGFFFGRVNVDIWRSSIGLELGDGARAVDSAVDVPVHAIPSSVRQANYYAEAGRALLIERKYRDRGLALLLKAEKLAPQRVRSDFFVREAVANQLRAARRDAGGRELRGLAWRLGIAPEPGPNG, encoded by the coding sequence ATGAACGACATTCCACCGAACGAAGTCGGGCGCAGGCTGCGGGAGATCCGCGCGTGGCGGGGGTTAAGCCTCCAGGTCGTGGCGGGCCTGGCTGGCCTCAGCTTTGGATACCTCGGTCGCCTGGAACGCGGAGAACAGGCGCTGACCAACCGTCACACCCTCGAGGCGCTGGCGCGGGCACTGCGCGTGGCACCTTCGGAATTCAACGGCCGACCATGGGAGATGACAGACGGACCCTCGTCGGAATCTCACGCGACTCTGGTCGCGTTCGAGAACGCATTAGAGGTATGTGAACTGGGCGAGGACTCCGGGGTGCCGGTACGGCCGTGGCCGGAAGTCGCTGCCGACCTCCAGCGCGTGTTCGAGCACCGACAGGCAGCAGACTACGCGGCGCAGGGCAATCTGACGCCGAGACTTCTTGCCGAATTGCACGCGGCCTACGTCCGTCATCCCGAACTTCGGCAGCAGATTCTGGTCGGACTGATCACCTGCTACGACGCGATGGCGTGGGCGACGAAACGACTCGCCGGGCGCGGGCTGCCGTTGCTGGCTGCCAAAGCGGTGCGCCAGTGCGCGGAAGAACTCGAATCACCGGCCCGGATAGGGTTCGGAGTGTGGCTGCGTGGCAGCGTCGCCGGGGAGGTGTCCCGCACCCAGCAATACGACCGATCGGTGGATATGGCGGATCGACTGCTGAAGCATCTGGATGATTCAGAGGTTGTGCAGGTATACGGGATGCTGCATCTGAATGCGGCGCTTGCTGCTGCCGTACAGGCGGATCGAGAGACCGCCAAAACACATCTGGACGAAGCCGCAGCAGTGGCGAAGCGTATGGACCAGCCGGTAGGCGGCTTTGGCGGGTTCTTTTTCGGCAGAGTCAATGTCGATATCTGGCGTTCCTCGATCGGGCTGGAGCTCGGCGACGGGGCACGGGCGGTTGACAGCGCTGTCGATGTCCCGGTTCATGCGATCCCGAGCTCGGTACGGCAGGCCAACTACTACGCAGAGGCGGGCCGGGCGCTATTGATCGAACGGAAGTATCGCGACCGTGGGTTAGCGCTGTTGTTGAAGGCGGAAAAGCTGGCCCCACAAAGGGTTCGGAGTGATTTCTTCGTTCGTGAGGCTGTGGCGAACCAGTTACGGGCTGCGCGTCGAGATGCGGGCGGCCGGGAGTTGCGCGGCCTGGCCTGGCGGTTGGGCATTGCTCCCGAACCGGGACCGAATGGATGA